A single Pseudomonas putida DNA region contains:
- the recB gene encoding exodeoxyribonuclease V subunit beta — translation MTQARPLALSFPLHGSQLIEASAGTGKTFTISALYLRLILGHGAEQGFGRELLPPQILVVTFTDAATKELRERIRARLAEAARFFRGELEGGDPLLHQLRDDYAEAHWPRCANRLEIAVQWMDEAAVSTIHGWCQRMLREHAFDSGSLFTQSLETDHSDLLGQVMRDYWRRFCYGMHGEALSWVRSHWVSPDALLPRIRPLFGRVRAQQDETEPQALIDGALQQRGEQLRQLKAPWAQWADELQQLCRDAVAAKQADGRKLQARYFEPWFEKLRTWAGDEQEVELDLGTGFTRLTPAGMAEAWKAGEPPDHPALHAMQNLQQQLQALASPDARLLEHAAAWVAARFEVEKRRRAEMGFDDMLLRLQHALGTESGERLAALIREQFPVALIDEFQDTDPVQYGIFESIYRISENNAQTGLFMIGDPKQAIYAFRGADIYTYLSARRATAGRLHSLDTNYRSSQAMVAAVNRVFLQAEARTQGKGAFLFREADDNPLPFVEVRAKGRSERLLIDGQACAALQCWQLESDEPVSSTLYRQQLAASCASHIVTVLNGGQRGVTGFSDDQGELRPCQPSDIAILVRDGHEAQLVRSELAARDVRSVYLSDKDSVFAAQEAHDLLAWLKACAEPDSERLLKAALASLTLELSLAQLDQLNQDERVWEGWVMRFRRYREIWQRQGVLPMLRHLLHDFGLPRTLIGRTDGERVLTNLLHLAELLQQAAAELDGEQALIRHLAEHLANSGQAGEEQILRLESDEQLVKVVTIHKSKGLEYPLVYLPFICTSKPVDGSRLPLAWHDSLGNVQLTLTPDAEQIALADEERLAEDLRLLYVALTRAQHACWLGVADLKRGNQKSSQLHRSALGYLLGGGLALPGSEHLNAWLQSLLAGSVDIACPPLPEASDEHYRASQAERELLPARKPRRAAAEHWWIASYSALRVGEQTLGADSSQAQQLLDDEVADTQLIREAPADGGDIHRFPRGPNPGTFLHGLLEWAGREGFGEVAGNARLIERTVGQRCNRRDWTGWIPALSQWLQCLLNEPLPVGTAQLRLAQLQRYQIEMEFWFASHNVDAEQLDRLVARHTHPGSARPAAQPTLLNGMFKGFIDLAYELDGRYYVADYKSNWLGPDIQAYDTQAMEKAILEHRYDLQYVLYLLALHRQLRARLPDYDYDRHVGGALFIFLRGASSSGHGVYFAKPPRELIEALDALFRGVHAPQQQDLFAGVAP, via the coding sequence ATGACCCAGGCCCGCCCCCTGGCACTGAGTTTTCCCCTGCATGGCAGCCAGCTGATCGAAGCGAGTGCCGGTACAGGCAAGACGTTCACTATTTCCGCGCTGTACCTGCGCCTGATCCTCGGCCATGGCGCTGAGCAAGGCTTCGGTCGCGAACTGCTGCCGCCGCAGATTCTCGTGGTGACCTTTACCGATGCCGCCACCAAAGAGCTGCGCGAGCGTATCCGCGCCCGCCTGGCCGAGGCAGCGCGCTTCTTCCGCGGCGAGCTGGAAGGCGGCGACCCATTGCTGCACCAACTGCGCGACGATTATGCCGAAGCACACTGGCCACGCTGCGCCAATCGCCTGGAAATCGCTGTGCAGTGGATGGACGAAGCGGCAGTGTCGACCATCCATGGCTGGTGCCAGCGCATGCTCCGTGAACATGCTTTCGACAGTGGCAGTCTATTTACCCAAAGCCTGGAAACCGACCACAGCGACCTGCTCGGCCAAGTCATGCGCGATTACTGGCGGCGCTTTTGCTATGGCATGCACGGCGAAGCGCTGAGCTGGGTGCGCAGCCATTGGGTCAGCCCCGATGCTCTGTTGCCGCGCATCCGCCCGCTGTTCGGCCGCGTGCGTGCGCAACAGGACGAAACGGAACCACAAGCGTTGATTGATGGTGCGCTGCAACAGCGGGGCGAGCAGTTGCGCCAACTCAAGGCACCGTGGGCGCAATGGGCGGATGAGCTGCAGCAGCTCTGCCGCGACGCGGTGGCGGCAAAGCAGGCGGATGGCCGCAAACTGCAAGCGCGCTACTTCGAGCCTTGGTTTGAAAAACTGCGCACTTGGGCCGGTGATGAGCAGGAGGTGGAGCTCGATCTGGGAACCGGCTTTACCCGCCTGACGCCGGCGGGGATGGCCGAAGCCTGGAAAGCTGGCGAGCCCCCCGACCACCCGGCCTTGCATGCCATGCAGAACCTGCAGCAACAGTTGCAGGCTCTGGCCAGCCCGGATGCCCGCTTGCTCGAACATGCCGCCGCCTGGGTGGCGGCGCGTTTCGAAGTGGAAAAACGCCGCCGGGCCGAAATGGGCTTCGACGACATGCTGTTGCGTCTGCAACATGCACTGGGCACCGAGTCGGGTGAACGCCTGGCCGCGCTGATCCGCGAGCAGTTCCCGGTGGCATTGATTGACGAATTTCAGGACACCGACCCGGTCCAGTACGGCATCTTCGAAAGCATCTATCGCATCAGCGAGAACAATGCGCAAACCGGCCTGTTCATGATCGGCGACCCCAAGCAGGCGATCTATGCCTTCCGTGGCGCCGACATCTATACCTACCTGTCGGCCCGACGCGCTACCGCTGGCCGCCTGCATAGCCTGGACACCAACTACCGCTCCAGCCAGGCGATGGTCGCGGCGGTCAACCGGGTGTTCCTGCAGGCCGAGGCGCGCACGCAGGGCAAGGGTGCCTTCCTGTTCCGCGAAGCTGACGATAACCCGCTGCCGTTTGTCGAAGTCCGCGCCAAGGGCCGCAGCGAACGCCTGTTGATTGATGGTCAAGCGTGTGCAGCGCTGCAGTGCTGGCAGCTGGAAAGTGACGAGCCGGTATCCAGCACGCTCTACCGGCAGCAACTGGCCGCCAGCTGTGCGAGCCATATCGTTACCGTGTTGAATGGTGGCCAGCGCGGTGTGACCGGCTTCAGCGATGACCAGGGCGAGCTGCGCCCGTGCCAGCCTTCGGACATCGCCATCCTGGTGCGTGATGGCCATGAAGCGCAGCTGGTGCGCAGCGAGCTTGCCGCCCGCGACGTGCGCAGCGTGTACCTCTCCGACAAGGACTCGGTTTTCGCCGCCCAGGAGGCACATGACTTGCTGGCCTGGCTCAAGGCCTGCGCCGAGCCGGACTCCGAGCGCTTGCTCAAGGCCGCGCTGGCCAGCCTGACCTTGGAGCTGTCGCTGGCTCAACTTGATCAGCTGAACCAGGACGAGCGGGTGTGGGAAGGCTGGGTCATGCGTTTTCGTCGCTACCGCGAAATCTGGCAGCGCCAGGGCGTGCTGCCTATGCTGCGGCACCTGTTGCACGACTTCGGTCTTCCGCGCACGCTGATCGGCCGCACTGACGGCGAGCGTGTGCTGACCAACCTGCTGCACCTGGCCGAACTGCTGCAGCAGGCAGCTGCTGAGCTGGACGGTGAGCAGGCGCTTATCCGTCACCTGGCCGAGCACCTGGCCAATTCCGGCCAAGCGGGGGAGGAGCAGATTCTGCGCCTGGAAAGCGACGAGCAGCTGGTCAAGGTGGTGACGATCCACAAGTCCAAGGGCCTGGAATACCCCTTGGTCTACCTGCCGTTCATCTGCACCAGCAAGCCCGTGGACGGCAGCCGCCTGCCGTTGGCCTGGCACGACAGCCTGGGCAATGTGCAACTGACGCTGACGCCCGATGCAGAGCAGATCGCCCTGGCCGACGAAGAGCGCCTGGCTGAAGACCTGCGCCTGCTCTATGTGGCCCTGACGCGTGCCCAGCATGCCTGCTGGCTGGGCGTCGCCGACCTCAAGCGCGGCAACCAGAAAAGCTCGCAGCTGCACCGCTCGGCGCTCGGCTACCTGCTGGGTGGCGGCCTGGCATTGCCTGGCTCGGAGCACCTCAACGCGTGGCTGCAGAGCTTGCTGGCAGGTAGCGTGGATATTGCCTGCCCGCCGCTGCCAGAGGCCAGCGATGAGCATTATCGTGCGTCCCAGGCCGAGCGCGAGTTGTTACCAGCACGCAAGCCACGCCGGGCCGCCGCCGAACATTGGTGGATCGCGTCCTACAGTGCCTTGCGCGTAGGCGAGCAGACCCTTGGCGCCGACAGCTCACAAGCCCAGCAACTGCTCGATGACGAAGTTGCCGATACTCAGCTGATCCGTGAAGCGCCCGCCGACGGTGGCGATATCCATCGCTTCCCCCGCGGCCCAAACCCGGGCACCTTCCTCCATGGGCTGCTGGAGTGGGCCGGTCGCGAAGGCTTTGGCGAAGTTGCCGGCAACGCCAGGCTCATCGAGCGTACCGTTGGCCAGCGTTGCAACCGCCGCGACTGGACCGGCTGGATTCCCGCACTCAGCCAGTGGTTGCAGTGCCTGCTCAACGAGCCATTGCCGGTCGGCACTGCACAACTGAGACTCGCACAGTTGCAGCGTTACCAGATCGAAATGGAGTTCTGGTTCGCCAGCCACAACGTCGACGCCGAGCAGCTAGACCGTCTGGTGGCCCGGCATACCCACCCGGGCAGCGCACGCCCGGCCGCGCAACCGACACTGCTCAATGGCATGTTCAAAGGTTTCATCGACCTTGCCTACGAGCTTGACGGGCGCTATTACGTGGCGGACTACAAGTCCAACTGGCTCGGCCCGGACATCCAGGCCTACGACACCCAGGCCATGGAAAAGGCCATCCTCGAACACCGCTACGACTTGCAGTACGTGCTTTACCTGCTGGCACTGCATCGCCAGCTGCGCGCACGGCTGCCTGATTACGATTACGACCGCCATGTTGGCGGCGCCCTGTTCATCTTCCTGCGCGGTGCCAGCAGCAGTGGCCACGGTGTGTATTTCGCCAAGCCACCACGCGAGCTGATCGAGGCCCTCGATGCGCTGTTCCGTGGCGTGCACGCGCCCCAGCAGCAGGACCTGTTTGCCGGAGTTGCGCCATGA
- the recD gene encoding exodeoxyribonuclease V subunit alpha: MSRTLDDLLPTPLHAEHLLALAPQHNSADLLQLLDRWVERGWLRALDRAFVSFLEERTPGSDPLLLLAAALASHQLGHGHVCLDLQQTLAEPDFALSLPPEGDALTGPLLLPSQLLANLGLPTWLQRIAASPLVAAGDTPSQHSRPLVLSGQRLYLRRYWSYERQIDQTLRQRLNQGEAAPADLSARLAQLFDEGALVGQVDWQKLACALATRAGFSIITGGPGTGKTTTVVRLLALLQAPAVEQGRPLRIRLAAPTGKAAARLTESIGQQVERLQVSAEVRAQIPTDVSTVHRLLGSRPGSRHFRHHAGNPLPLDVLVVDEASMIDLEMMANLLDALPPKARLILLGDKDQLASVEAGAVLGDLCRDAEEGCYSPATQAWLEQIGGQSLAASGLKPGDVQRNPLAQQVVMLRFSRRFGEGSGIGQLARLVNRQEAQAARDLLSMPPADVFGLALRSEQDRAFDRLILDGLNRGNEGPQGYRSYLRAIGRYRPAPGSAFDDPRWEQWAGKVLHSFEDFQLLCAVRKGAWGVEGLNERVARVLHNAGLIDSQQPWYEGRPVLVTRNDYGLGLMNGDIGIALRLPDEHGEALLRVAFPRNDGSGGVRFVLPSRLNEVETVYAMTVHKSQGSEFSHTALVLPDALNPVLTKELVYTGITRAKHCFSLIEPRQGIFEEAVLRKVRRVSGLMLL; encoded by the coding sequence ATGAGCCGAACCCTCGACGATCTCTTGCCAACGCCACTGCACGCTGAGCATCTGTTGGCCCTGGCCCCTCAGCACAACAGTGCAGACCTGCTGCAATTGCTCGATCGCTGGGTGGAACGTGGCTGGCTGCGCGCGCTCGACCGGGCGTTCGTCAGCTTTCTTGAAGAGCGTACCCCCGGCAGTGACCCGTTGCTCTTGCTGGCGGCAGCACTGGCCAGCCATCAGCTGGGCCACGGGCATGTCTGCCTAGACCTGCAACAGACCCTCGCCGAGCCTGATTTCGCGCTGTCGCTGCCGCCGGAAGGCGATGCCCTGACCGGCCCGTTGCTGTTGCCCTCGCAACTGCTGGCCAACCTCGGCTTGCCAACCTGGCTGCAACGCATTGCCGCCAGCCCGTTGGTGGCGGCCGGCGATACGCCAAGCCAGCACTCGCGGCCGCTGGTGCTCAGTGGCCAGCGCCTGTACCTGCGCCGCTACTGGAGCTACGAACGCCAGATTGACCAGACCCTGCGCCAGCGCCTGAACCAGGGCGAGGCTGCCCCGGCCGACTTGTCTGCGCGCCTGGCACAGCTGTTCGACGAAGGCGCCCTGGTGGGCCAGGTGGACTGGCAGAAACTGGCCTGTGCCCTGGCTACCCGTGCGGGTTTCAGCATCATCACTGGCGGCCCCGGTACCGGCAAGACCACCACTGTAGTGCGCTTGCTGGCGCTGTTGCAGGCGCCTGCGGTGGAGCAGGGCAGGCCGTTGCGCATACGCCTGGCTGCGCCGACCGGCAAGGCGGCTGCGCGTCTGACCGAGTCGATCGGCCAGCAGGTTGAACGGTTGCAGGTGAGCGCCGAAGTGCGCGCGCAGATCCCCACCGACGTCAGCACCGTGCACCGCCTGCTCGGCAGCCGCCCAGGCTCGCGGCACTTCCGTCACCACGCTGGCAACCCGCTGCCGCTGGATGTGCTGGTGGTCGACGAAGCGTCGATGATCGACCTGGAGATGATGGCCAACCTGCTCGACGCATTGCCGCCCAAGGCGCGCTTGATTCTGCTTGGCGACAAGGACCAGCTGGCTTCGGTCGAAGCCGGTGCCGTGCTCGGTGACCTGTGTCGGGATGCCGAGGAAGGCTGCTACTCGCCCGCGACCCAGGCCTGGCTGGAGCAGATCGGTGGTCAGTCACTGGCTGCCAGTGGCCTGAAACCGGGTGATGTGCAACGTAATCCGTTGGCCCAGCAAGTGGTGATGTTGCGCTTCTCGCGGCGTTTTGGTGAGGGCAGTGGCATTGGCCAGCTCGCGCGCCTGGTCAACCGCCAAGAGGCCCAGGCGGCACGTGACCTGCTGAGCATGCCGCCAGCAGACGTATTCGGCCTGGCGCTGCGCAGCGAGCAGGACCGGGCCTTCGACCGCCTGATTCTCGACGGCCTCAACCGCGGCAACGAAGGGCCACAGGGGTATCGCAGCTACCTGCGTGCCATTGGCCGCTATCGCCCGGCACCGGGCAGTGCTTTCGATGATCCGCGCTGGGAGCAGTGGGCCGGCAAAGTGCTGCACAGTTTTGAAGACTTCCAGCTGCTGTGCGCCGTGCGCAAGGGGGCTTGGGGCGTTGAAGGCCTCAACGAGCGGGTTGCGCGGGTGCTGCACAACGCCGGCCTGATCGACAGCCAGCAGCCGTGGTATGAAGGCCGCCCGGTGCTGGTGACGCGTAACGACTACGGCTTGGGGTTGATGAACGGTGACATCGGCATCGCCCTGCGCCTGCCGGACGAACATGGTGAAGCACTGCTGCGTGTGGCCTTCCCGCGCAACGATGGCAGTGGAGGCGTGCGCTTCGTCCTGCCCAGTCGCCTCAACGAGGTGGAAACCGTTTACGCCATGACCGTGCACAAGTCCCAGGGCTCCGAATTCAGCCACACCGCGCTGGTGCTGCCGGATGCACTCAACCCGGTGTTGACCAAGGAGCTGGTGTATACCGGCATCACCCGGGCCAAGCATTGCTTCAGCCTGATCGAGCCGCGTCAGGGTATTTTCGAGGAAGCGGTGTTGCGTAAGGTACGGCGTGTTTCCGGGCTGATGCTCTTGTAG
- a CDS encoding YfiR family protein, with product MTGARERLTGCVLSLLLFALSLMAGPAQADASATSAQAQQRARAVTQVVLGILSYARWPSEPVPLRLCLVGPTEYADDLIKGNMQNSGQPLQVRRLLADDRQVAQACDAIYIGKLDDAERDRLFQAVSGHPVLSISEADDPCTVGSLFCLRVSDQQVAFEVNLDSVARSGVRIHPSVLQLSRRRGALP from the coding sequence ATGACAGGCGCCAGGGAGCGGTTGACAGGCTGTGTGCTTTCGCTACTGCTATTTGCCCTGTCGCTAATGGCCGGCCCTGCCCAGGCGGACGCATCAGCCACCTCCGCACAGGCCCAGCAGCGCGCCAGGGCGGTGACCCAGGTGGTGTTGGGCATCCTCAGCTATGCACGTTGGCCGAGCGAGCCAGTGCCCTTGCGCCTGTGCCTGGTCGGCCCCACCGAATATGCCGACGACCTGATCAAAGGCAACATGCAGAACTCCGGGCAACCCTTGCAGGTACGTCGCCTGCTGGCCGACGACCGGCAGGTGGCCCAGGCCTGTGACGCCATCTACATCGGCAAGCTCGACGACGCCGAGCGTGATCGCCTGTTCCAGGCGGTCAGCGGCCACCCGGTATTGAGCATCAGCGAAGCCGACGACCCGTGTACGGTCGGTAGCCTGTTCTGCCTGCGCGTCAGCGATCAACAGGTCGCCTTCGAGGTCAACCTGGACTCCGTGGCGCGTTCCGGCGTGCGTATTCACCCCAGCGTGTTGCAGCTGTCACGGCGCCGCGGAGCTCTGCCATGA
- a CDS encoding OmpA family protein has protein sequence MIQRLRFSFFVMLLALLTLAGCQSTPPKGLTAEQIAVLKREGFAPTDEGWAFDLSGKVLFGSDLDSLNGASQAIVERIGKALMGVGIQGVRVDGHADASGKAAYNQQLSERRAQSVAKALIDVGMPAQNIRTRGLGSSQPVADNRTSAGRTENRRVSIVVASY, from the coding sequence GTGATACAGCGTTTGCGTTTTTCTTTCTTTGTGATGTTGCTGGCCTTGCTGACGCTGGCAGGGTGCCAGAGCACACCACCCAAAGGTCTCACCGCCGAGCAGATTGCCGTGCTCAAGCGTGAGGGCTTTGCCCCCACTGACGAGGGCTGGGCATTCGACCTGTCGGGCAAGGTGCTGTTCGGCAGCGACCTGGACAGCCTCAACGGCGCGAGCCAGGCGATTGTCGAGCGGATAGGCAAGGCGCTAATGGGGGTTGGCATTCAAGGCGTGCGGGTCGATGGCCATGCCGATGCATCGGGCAAGGCGGCGTACAACCAGCAGTTGTCCGAGCGGCGCGCGCAGAGTGTGGCCAAGGCGTTGATCGACGTTGGCATGCCGGCGCAGAACATCCGGACCCGTGGGCTGGGCAGCTCGCAGCCAGTAGCGGATAACCGCACCAGCGCAGGGCGGACCGAGAACCGGCGGGTGTCGATTGTAGTCGCGTCTTACTGA
- a CDS encoding CoA-acylating methylmalonate-semialdehyde dehydrogenase, whose amino-acid sequence MNAPQSPDKTKVEQVKLLIDGQWVESKTSEWRDIVNPATQEVLARVPFATVEEVDAAVAAGQRAFKTWRDTPIGARMRIMLKLQALIREHTKRIAQVLSAEQGKTLADAEGDIFRGLEVVEHAASIGTLQMGEFAENVAGGVDTYTLRQPIGVCAGITPFNFPAMIPLWMFPMAIVCGNTFVLKPSEQDPLSTMLLVELALEAGVPAGVLNVVHGGKQVVDAICTHQDIKAISFVGSTEVGTHVYNLASQHGKRVQSMMGAKNHAVVLPDANRTQTVNALVGAAFGAAGQRCMATSVAVLVGKARDWLPDIKDAASKLKVNAGCEPGTDVGPVVSKRAKERVLGLIESGIQEGAKLELDGRGVKVPGYEQGNFVGPTLFSGVKTDMQVYTQEIFGPVLVTLEVDTLDEAIALVNANPFGNGTGLFTQSGAAARKFQSEIDIGQVGINIPIPVPVPFFSFTGSRGSKLGDLGPYGKQVVQFYTQTKTVTARWFDDDSVNDGVNTTISLR is encoded by the coding sequence ATGAACGCACCACAATCCCCTGACAAGACCAAGGTCGAGCAGGTCAAGCTGCTGATCGACGGCCAGTGGGTCGAATCGAAAACCAGCGAATGGCGCGATATCGTCAACCCGGCCACCCAAGAGGTGCTGGCGCGGGTACCGTTCGCCACCGTCGAAGAAGTGGACGCCGCCGTGGCTGCCGGCCAGCGCGCCTTCAAGACCTGGCGTGACACCCCGATCGGTGCACGCATGCGCATCATGCTCAAGCTGCAGGCGCTGATCCGCGAACACACCAAGCGCATCGCCCAGGTGCTCAGCGCCGAGCAGGGCAAGACCCTTGCCGACGCCGAAGGCGACATCTTCCGCGGCCTTGAAGTGGTCGAGCATGCGGCCTCCATCGGCACCCTGCAGATGGGCGAGTTCGCCGAGAACGTCGCCGGTGGCGTTGATACCTACACCCTGCGCCAGCCAATCGGCGTGTGCGCTGGCATCACTCCGTTCAACTTCCCGGCGATGATCCCGCTGTGGATGTTCCCGATGGCCATCGTCTGCGGCAACACCTTCGTCCTCAAACCTTCCGAGCAGGACCCGCTGTCGACCATGCTGCTGGTCGAGCTGGCGCTGGAAGCCGGTGTGCCGGCGGGCGTGCTCAACGTGGTGCACGGTGGCAAGCAAGTGGTGGATGCGATCTGCACCCATCAGGACATCAAGGCGATTTCCTTCGTGGGTTCCACCGAAGTCGGCACCCACGTGTACAACCTGGCCAGCCAGCACGGCAAGCGTGTGCAGTCGATGATGGGCGCGAAGAACCACGCCGTGGTGCTGCCTGACGCCAACCGCACGCAAACCGTCAACGCCCTGGTCGGAGCCGCCTTTGGCGCAGCCGGCCAGCGCTGCATGGCCACTTCGGTGGCAGTGCTGGTGGGCAAGGCGCGTGATTGGCTGCCGGACATCAAGGACGCAGCAAGCAAGCTCAAGGTCAACGCCGGTTGTGAACCGGGCACCGATGTCGGCCCAGTGGTTTCCAAGCGTGCCAAGGAGCGTGTACTGGGCCTGATCGAAAGCGGTATCCAGGAAGGCGCCAAACTCGAACTCGATGGCCGTGGCGTGAAGGTGCCGGGTTACGAGCAAGGCAACTTCGTCGGCCCGACCCTGTTCTCCGGGGTGAAGACCGACATGCAGGTGTACACCCAGGAAATCTTCGGCCCGGTGCTGGTAACCCTGGAAGTCGACACCCTCGACGAAGCCATCGCCCTGGTCAACGCCAACCCGTTCGGCAATGGCACCGGCCTGTTCACCCAGAGCGGCGCGGCGGCGCGCAAGTTCCAGAGCGAGATCGACATTGGCCAGGTCGGCATCAACATCCCGATCCCGGTACCGGTGCCGTTCTTCAGCTTCACAGGCTCGCGCGGCTCCAAGCTCGGCGACCTCGGCCCGTACGGCAAGCAAGTGGTGCAGTTCTACACTCAGACCAAGACCGTCACCGCCCGCTGGTTCGATGACGACAGCGTCAATGACGGTGTGAACACCACCATCAGCCTGCGCTAA
- a CDS encoding diguanylate cyclase domain-containing protein has translation MKAGNKQTVRPTLRSVLGRGHLSVALLAVGLAGISLTLLGVLALRVYANHNLHLIARSINYTVEAAVVFDDSAAANEALELIAKTEEVADAKVFNNDGEQLAHWQRNDEGVLGHLEVQVATALLDEPINLPIMHQQQKVGHIELIGQGRSLLLFLLSGLGGILFCTILSAFVALYLSRRLLGDIVRPLRGLASVAHAARRERSFDRRVPEAPIAELNELGNDFNALLDELEVWHSHLQNENATLAHQASHDSLTGLPNRAFFEGRLSRSLRNAARQQDHLALLFLDSDHFKQINDSHGHAVGDEVLINVADRVRAQLREHDLVARLGGDEFAVLLTPLHSREDAERIAEKIIASMQLPMLLEGGESLTTSLSVGIAYYPDDGSDPASLLNAADAAMYQAKRKRRGQWQAAQTERSAADFRNRS, from the coding sequence ATGAAGGCCGGCAACAAGCAGACCGTTCGCCCGACCCTGCGCTCGGTGCTCGGCCGCGGCCACCTCAGCGTGGCACTGCTGGCGGTGGGCCTGGCCGGTATCTCGCTGACCTTGCTGGGTGTGCTCGCCCTGCGTGTATATGCCAATCACAACTTGCACCTGATTGCCCGCTCGATCAACTACACCGTCGAAGCTGCCGTTGTGTTCGACGACAGTGCCGCAGCCAATGAGGCGCTGGAACTGATCGCCAAGACCGAAGAGGTGGCGGACGCCAAGGTATTCAACAACGACGGTGAGCAGTTGGCGCATTGGCAGCGCAACGATGAGGGCGTGCTCGGGCACCTGGAGGTGCAAGTGGCGACAGCCTTGCTGGATGAGCCGATCAACCTGCCGATCATGCACCAGCAACAGAAGGTCGGGCATATCGAGCTGATCGGCCAGGGCCGCAGCCTGTTGCTGTTCCTGCTCAGTGGCCTTGGCGGCATCCTGTTTTGCACGATCCTCAGTGCCTTCGTCGCCTTGTACCTGTCGCGACGCCTGCTTGGCGATATTGTCCGGCCTTTGCGTGGCCTGGCCAGTGTCGCCCACGCAGCCCGGCGTGAACGCAGTTTCGACCGCCGGGTACCCGAAGCGCCCATTGCCGAGCTCAACGAGTTGGGCAACGACTTCAACGCGTTGCTCGACGAGCTGGAGGTCTGGCACAGCCACCTGCAGAACGAGAACGCCACCCTGGCGCACCAGGCCAGCCACGACAGCCTTACCGGCTTGCCCAACCGCGCGTTCTTCGAGGGCCGCCTCAGTCGCAGCCTGCGCAACGCCGCACGGCAGCAAGACCATCTGGCCTTGCTGTTCCTCGACAGTGACCACTTCAAGCAGATCAACGACAGCCACGGCCATGCCGTGGGCGACGAAGTGCTGATCAATGTTGCCGACCGCGTGCGTGCGCAACTGCGTGAGCACGACCTGGTGGCCCGCCTGGGCGGTGACGAGTTCGCTGTGCTGCTGACCCCGCTGCACTCGCGCGAGGACGCCGAGCGTATTGCCGAGAAGATCATCGCCAGCATGCAACTGCCGATGCTGCTCGAAGGCGGCGAAAGCCTCACCACGTCATTGAGTGTCGGCATCGCTTATTACCCGGATGATGGCAGTGACCCTGCCAGCCTCCTCAATGCCGCGGATGCGGCGATGTACCAGGCCAAGCGCAAGCGCCGTGGCCAGTGGCAAGCGGCGCAGACGGAACGGTCCGCCGCCGATTTCAGGAACAGGAGTTGA
- a CDS encoding LysR family transcriptional regulator: MQKDLTSLSSLNWDDLKFFLEVARTRKASSAAKRLAVDYTTVSRRISSLEGALGTLLFEKSRTNGFVLTAEGQRLLGYAESIESTLHMACEQVSGSGVALSGHVRMGCTEGFGSFFVTPQLSHFVDAYPAISVDILPLPHFISLSKREADIVIALERPEHGPYVCCKLCDYRLRLYATQGYLDSHAPIRQVSDLVGHPFISYVDDLAFSSELLYLANLIPNANAHLRSTSVIAQYTAALQGRGLAILPCFLAAQDPRLVTVLPEEIEVTRQFWMYCREDLRKLKRITLLWDYIRGVTEANAPLLMGETREMHFAQD; the protein is encoded by the coding sequence ATGCAAAAAGACCTGACCTCCCTCAGTTCGCTGAACTGGGACGACCTGAAGTTCTTCCTTGAAGTAGCGCGCACGCGCAAAGCCAGCAGCGCGGCCAAACGCCTGGCCGTCGACTACACCACGGTGTCGCGGCGCATCAGTTCGCTGGAGGGGGCGTTGGGTACGCTGCTGTTCGAGAAGTCACGCACCAACGGCTTCGTCCTGACTGCCGAAGGGCAGCGCCTGCTGGGCTATGCAGAATCGATCGAGAGCACCTTGCACATGGCCTGCGAGCAGGTCTCAGGCTCCGGCGTGGCGCTGTCGGGGCATGTGCGCATGGGTTGCACCGAGGGCTTCGGCAGCTTCTTCGTCACCCCGCAACTGAGCCATTTCGTCGATGCCTACCCGGCGATTTCGGTGGATATCCTGCCGCTGCCGCACTTCATCAGCCTGTCCAAGCGCGAGGCGGACATCGTCATCGCCCTGGAGCGGCCCGAGCATGGGCCCTATGTGTGCTGCAAGCTGTGCGACTACCGGCTGCGGCTGTATGCGACCCAGGGCTACCTCGACAGCCATGCGCCGATTCGCCAGGTGAGCGACCTGGTGGGGCATCCGTTCATCAGCTATGTGGATGACCTGGCGTTCAGTTCGGAATTACTGTACCTGGCCAACCTGATCCCCAATGCCAATGCGCATTTGCGCAGCACCAGTGTCATCGCCCAGTACACGGCGGCGTTGCAGGGGCGCGGATTGGCGATCTTGCCATGCTTCCTGGCGGCGCAGGACCCTCGACTGGTGACGGTGCTGCCGGAGGAGATCGAGGTGACGCGGCAATTCTGGATGTACTGCCGGGAGGACTTGCGCAAGCTGAAGCGGATTACCCTGTTGTGGGATTACATCCGTGGGGTGACCGAGGCGAATGCACCGTTGTTGATGGGTGAGACGCGCGAGATGCACTTCGCTCAGGATTGA